A window of the Sneathiella sp. P13V-1 genome harbors these coding sequences:
- a CDS encoding carboxyl transferase domain-containing protein, with the protein MSVIKSNLNTADEAFQLNREAMKEKLVELFKLRHSQKQGGPESVRKRHQDRGRMLPRDRVEALLDPGAPFLELGELAGLDQYDDVPPGASLITGIGVVSGRLCMIIANDSTVKGGTYFGLTCKKHVRAQKIAWNNRLPVITLVDSGGAFLPDMANIFPDEGQFGSIFHHQVGMSGDDIPQIAVVMGPCTAGGAYIPALCDEVVIVRGQGFMYLGGPELTYAATGEQVDAETLGGAKMHCSISGVTDHIAENDAHALSITRDIVGHLGEAPTSRKTRDESRAPLYPEEEIYGIVSRDAKIPTDNREILARLVDGSEFHEFKPQYGDTLMTGFARIHGHEIGILANDGVLFTESANKAAHFINLCCQRDIPLLFLVDVTGFMVGREAEQAGIAKAGAKMITAMSSARVPKYTVITGGSYGAGYLSMLGRAFQPDAMFMWPSGRSAIMGPEQAASVLAQVRTKINEREGKTWTAEEEEEFKKPVRKIYEDFQTAYNFASNLWVDGVIDPLETRDVMALLLDVAARRPKVETNFGVFRF; encoded by the coding sequence ATGTCAGTCATCAAATCTAACCTGAATACCGCGGATGAAGCCTTTCAGCTTAACCGTGAAGCGATGAAGGAAAAGCTCGTTGAGCTTTTCAAACTCCGCCATAGTCAAAAACAGGGTGGACCTGAAAGTGTTAGAAAACGGCATCAGGATCGCGGGCGGATGTTGCCTCGCGACCGTGTGGAGGCACTGCTGGATCCCGGCGCTCCTTTCTTAGAATTGGGGGAACTTGCTGGCCTTGATCAATATGATGATGTGCCGCCCGGAGCCAGTCTGATTACGGGTATCGGCGTTGTCTCTGGCAGGCTTTGTATGATTATTGCCAATGACTCCACAGTTAAGGGAGGAACCTATTTTGGCCTCACCTGCAAGAAGCACGTACGTGCCCAGAAAATAGCGTGGAATAACAGGCTACCGGTTATCACGCTTGTGGACAGTGGCGGGGCCTTTTTGCCAGATATGGCGAATATATTCCCGGATGAAGGTCAGTTTGGTTCCATTTTTCATCATCAGGTAGGTATGTCTGGTGATGATATTCCCCAAATCGCGGTGGTGATGGGGCCGTGTACGGCAGGCGGTGCTTACATTCCAGCATTGTGTGATGAAGTTGTCATCGTCCGTGGACAGGGGTTCATGTATCTTGGTGGGCCGGAGCTTACCTATGCAGCGACAGGGGAGCAAGTGGATGCTGAAACGCTTGGTGGTGCCAAAATGCATTGCTCCATTTCCGGGGTGACGGATCACATCGCAGAAAATGATGCCCATGCCCTTTCTATCACCCGCGACATCGTTGGGCATTTAGGGGAGGCTCCAACGTCCCGTAAAACCAGAGATGAAAGCCGTGCGCCCTTATACCCTGAGGAAGAGATTTACGGGATTGTCAGCCGCGATGCCAAAATTCCAACAGATAATCGCGAGATCCTGGCGCGCCTTGTGGATGGCAGTGAGTTTCACGAATTTAAACCCCAATATGGTGACACCTTGATGACCGGTTTTGCCCGTATTCATGGCCATGAAATTGGTATCCTTGCCAATGACGGTGTTCTGTTTACGGAAAGCGCTAACAAAGCGGCCCATTTTATAAACCTTTGTTGTCAGCGCGATATTCCTTTGCTGTTTTTGGTGGATGTCACCGGTTTTATGGTGGGGCGTGAAGCTGAGCAGGCAGGCATTGCCAAAGCCGGTGCCAAGATGATCACCGCTATGTCATCGGCAAGGGTCCCAAAATATACTGTTATCACAGGCGGATCTTACGGTGCCGGATACTTGTCCATGCTCGGTCGCGCGTTTCAACCGGATGCCATGTTTATGTGGCCAAGTGGGCGTTCCGCGATTATGGGACCTGAACAGGCTGCCAGTGTTCTGGCGCAGGTACGCACTAAAATTAATGAACGGGAAGGTAAGACCTGGACGGCGGAGGAAGAGGAAGAATTTAAAAAACCTGTCCGCAAAATCTATGAGGATTTCCAGACAGCCTACAATTTTGCGTCCAATCTATGGGTGGACGGGGTTATTGACCCACTTGAGACCCGGGATGTTATGGCACTGCTTCTAGATGTCGCCGCGCGCCGTCCAAAAGTTGAAACAAATTTCGGTGTGTTCCGGTTCTAG
- a CDS encoding phenylacetate--CoA ligase family protein: MAEFGMTYRRPDFKSKIGASCWHDVEHSSHVDISHLQEEKLRRQLKYLEENSEFYRRKFTEAGIKFEDIQTLKDLQKVPFTYKTEIRDSLSEAPPFGHHRAADMSDIIQMQASSGTTGSPSYVAMTENDVVMWNEMSARCLFAGGIRPNDLVLHGFSLAKGFVGGVPLTQAVQYMGAVDVPIGADGGVDRLLRAIVDLKPRAIIGAPNFILHLAEKAPELVGCKASDLGIERLIVGGEPGGGIPAFRRKLEELWGAKCCELLGGTDLGVTYWSECDDQSGMHMLCPDYIITELYDEASDSIIPFEKGAEGELIYTAIGREASPLMRFRSGDHIEVLGTDCACGRTGPKIRCTGRTDDMLIVRGANVFPSAIQSIIGDMTPETNGVMRVFADFEGHTTQGNLKVIVERGADQPAEKDPILKSEIETRLRNALVFRAEVILVPADSFDKPGAAKVALTLREKPEFL; the protein is encoded by the coding sequence ATGGCAGAATTCGGAATGACCTATCGCCGTCCTGATTTTAAAAGCAAAATCGGGGCATCCTGTTGGCATGATGTCGAACACTCTTCCCACGTTGATATCTCGCATCTTCAGGAGGAAAAACTGCGGCGACAATTGAAGTATCTTGAGGAAAATTCCGAATTCTACCGCCGAAAGTTTACTGAGGCTGGCATTAAATTTGAAGATATTCAAACACTGAAAGATCTTCAAAAAGTTCCTTTCACCTATAAAACTGAAATACGTGATAGCCTGTCGGAAGCCCCACCATTTGGCCATCATCGCGCTGCAGATATGAGCGATATCATCCAGATGCAAGCCTCATCAGGGACAACAGGAAGTCCGTCCTATGTTGCGATGACAGAGAATGATGTCGTTATGTGGAATGAAATGTCAGCACGATGTTTGTTTGCTGGTGGCATTCGTCCAAATGATCTTGTCCTTCACGGTTTCTCACTCGCCAAGGGTTTTGTCGGCGGTGTTCCATTGACACAGGCAGTTCAATATATGGGGGCTGTAGATGTTCCTATTGGTGCCGATGGCGGCGTTGATAGATTATTGCGCGCCATTGTTGATCTAAAACCCCGTGCCATTATCGGTGCTCCGAACTTCATTCTTCATCTGGCAGAAAAAGCGCCGGAGCTGGTGGGGTGCAAAGCGTCAGATCTTGGTATCGAACGTTTGATCGTAGGCGGGGAGCCGGGCGGCGGGATCCCAGCCTTCCGAAGAAAACTGGAAGAGCTTTGGGGTGCAAAATGCTGCGAGCTTTTAGGGGGAACCGACCTTGGTGTGACTTATTGGTCCGAATGTGATGATCAAAGCGGGATGCATATGCTTTGCCCCGATTATATCATCACGGAACTTTATGACGAAGCCAGTGACAGTATCATTCCTTTTGAAAAAGGCGCAGAAGGGGAACTGATCTACACGGCTATAGGAAGAGAAGCCAGCCCGCTCATGCGGTTTCGCTCAGGTGATCATATTGAAGTTCTGGGCACGGATTGTGCCTGTGGGCGGACCGGTCCAAAAATTCGCTGTACCGGGCGAACCGATGATATGTTGATTGTACGTGGTGCAAATGTGTTTCCTTCCGCCATTCAAAGCATCATTGGCGACATGACACCGGAGACAAATGGCGTCATGCGGGTTTTCGCTGATTTCGAAGGACACACGACACAGGGCAACCTTAAAGTCATTGTTGAACGTGGGGCGGATCAGCCGGCGGAAAAAGATCCAATACTTAAATCTGAAATCGAAACAAGATTGCGTAACGCGTTGGTTTTCAGAGCAGAAGTTATTTTGGTTCCCGCAGATAGTTTCGATAAACCGGGGGCCGCAAAAGTAGCGCTTACCCTCCGCGAAAAGCCGGAGTTTCTATAA
- a CDS encoding acyl-CoA dehydrogenase family protein, whose product MEFELNDELRQIYQYGDSLAQKFDFHYWLEHARAHTFPTEMFKQIAEDGFLGMMVPEEYGGAGLGMQEMSLFMEGTANNGIPLLMMVVGPCMAMSHLASHGTDFHKKEILPAACRGDMQLCFAITEPGAGSNSMQITTIAKPKGDRFSLSGEKTFITGADLADYCLVVARTTPFGDVAQKTDGFTIFLVDLKKKGVDMQRVKIAVPVPEQQWTLFFDEVDLGPEDVVGEVDKGFNILFDTLNPERITVAGMCAGVGRYALGRAVEYASERKVFGQPIGAHQGLQHPLAKAKANIELASLMARKAAWQFDKGLAAGEASNMAKYAAAEAGIEAVDAAIQAFGGSAYTEDTGIFEMYPMLRVLRTAPVNRELCLSFIGEKVMGLPRSY is encoded by the coding sequence ATGGAATTTGAACTTAACGACGAGCTGCGTCAAATCTATCAATATGGGGACAGTCTGGCCCAGAAATTTGATTTTCATTATTGGCTGGAACATGCACGTGCTCACACTTTTCCAACCGAAATGTTCAAGCAAATTGCAGAAGACGGTTTCCTTGGCATGATGGTTCCCGAAGAATATGGCGGTGCAGGCCTTGGGATGCAGGAAATGTCCTTGTTTATGGAAGGGACGGCTAATAACGGCATTCCGCTTTTGATGATGGTGGTAGGGCCTTGTATGGCCATGTCTCATCTGGCATCACATGGTACTGATTTTCATAAAAAAGAAATTCTGCCGGCTGCGTGCCGCGGCGACATGCAGCTTTGTTTTGCGATTACAGAACCGGGCGCCGGTTCCAATTCCATGCAAATCACCACAATCGCTAAACCAAAAGGTGACCGGTTCAGTCTCTCCGGTGAAAAAACCTTTATCACAGGTGCGGATCTTGCTGATTATTGCCTTGTAGTCGCCCGAACAACACCCTTTGGCGATGTGGCACAGAAAACGGACGGGTTTACAATTTTCCTCGTGGATCTCAAGAAAAAGGGTGTTGATATGCAGCGCGTAAAAATCGCTGTGCCAGTACCTGAGCAGCAATGGACACTTTTCTTTGATGAGGTGGATCTTGGGCCGGAAGATGTCGTTGGTGAGGTTGATAAAGGCTTTAATATCCTGTTTGATACGCTAAATCCCGAACGCATCACGGTCGCAGGAATGTGCGCGGGGGTAGGACGGTATGCCCTTGGACGTGCCGTTGAATATGCGTCTGAACGCAAAGTATTTGGTCAACCCATTGGGGCCCATCAGGGATTGCAGCATCCCCTTGCCAAAGCAAAAGCGAATATCGAACTTGCAAGTTTGATGGCCAGAAAGGCTGCCTGGCAATTTGATAAAGGCCTTGCCGCGGGCGAAGCCTCCAACATGGCGAAGTATGCCGCCGCCGAAGCAGGTATTGAGGCAGTGGATGCCGCAATTCAGGCTTTTGGAGGGTCTGCCTACACCGAAGATACTGGCATATTTGAAATGTATCCGATGCTCCGTGTTCTTCGCACAGCGCCGGTAAACAGGGAATTATGTCTCAGTTTCATTGGTGAAAAAGTCATGGGCCTTCCAAGGTCCTATTAA
- a CDS encoding AMP-binding protein, which yields MSQLDYFYPPKDIQENSNLCAFLKENGFESYEALNDFSIQDPDTFWDMILKWQGIVFEKPYTKIRDTSAGIEFIDWCVNGQMNLVSSCLDCYENTDKWEKPAIEAIDEAGNHRVWTYRDYYEQSCRVANTLAEQGIGKGDRVAIFMPMIPEMAAAFMAIARLGAVAIPLFSGFAAPAIALRLEDAEAKAVVTATSTVRAGRKVEMLPALLEAVETCPTVASVLCLKREGDDLPEKEGLSDWAVTTSSQSPTRKPVAVTYKDPLFVAFTSGTTGKPKGVVQGHLGIIGKTITDFFLCLDMKETDRHIWMTDMGWVMGPLTILSSSLAGATVILAEGAPTTKEDPFRLLRLVDELKISHLGIAPTVARQFMTLDQSKLAGLSLSSLRIVASTGEAWTPDAWYWALENICKRRAVPVNMSGGTELVGAILTSTVLQPIPPCGFSTQNLGVGAKVMRADGTEADIGEVGELVMTEAPMGVTMGLWKDNDRYIRTYWSTFPGVWHHGDWAHRNEDGTWHIHGRSDDTINVAGKRVGPPEIEGALMENPIVADAAAISVPDDIKGVAVVCFCVLKEGAGISEDLVVSLRSLVAEKVGKPFAPREILFAPELPKTRSMKTMRRVIRATYLDENPGDLSSLSNPDSIEKLKLKQ from the coding sequence ATGTCACAATTGGACTATTTTTATCCACCAAAAGACATTCAGGAAAACAGCAACCTCTGTGCTTTCCTAAAGGAAAATGGCTTTGAAAGTTATGAGGCGCTCAATGACTTTTCCATTCAGGACCCTGATACTTTCTGGGATATGATCCTTAAATGGCAAGGGATCGTCTTCGAAAAGCCTTATACGAAAATCAGGGATACGAGTGCCGGAATTGAATTTATTGACTGGTGCGTCAATGGGCAGATGAATTTGGTATCGTCATGCCTGGATTGTTATGAAAATACGGATAAATGGGAAAAACCTGCCATTGAGGCCATTGATGAAGCCGGAAATCATCGGGTTTGGACCTATCGCGACTATTACGAACAAAGTTGCCGTGTGGCAAACACTCTCGCTGAACAGGGAATAGGTAAAGGCGATCGGGTTGCCATTTTTATGCCGATGATCCCTGAAATGGCAGCGGCTTTTATGGCCATTGCGAGATTGGGTGCGGTTGCCATTCCTTTATTTTCCGGCTTTGCGGCCCCAGCCATTGCGCTACGTCTGGAAGATGCTGAGGCGAAAGCTGTAGTCACAGCAACATCAACGGTGAGGGCAGGGCGAAAAGTTGAAATGCTGCCGGCCTTGCTGGAAGCTGTAGAAACCTGCCCAACGGTTGCGAGCGTTCTATGTTTGAAACGCGAGGGAGATGATCTGCCTGAGAAGGAAGGTTTATCGGATTGGGCAGTAACTACGTCTTCTCAATCACCAACACGAAAGCCTGTCGCCGTTACTTACAAAGACCCTCTATTTGTTGCCTTTACCTCTGGCACCACGGGAAAGCCAAAAGGAGTGGTGCAAGGGCACCTTGGTATCATTGGAAAGACCATTACAGACTTTTTCTTGTGCCTGGATATGAAGGAAACGGACAGGCATATCTGGATGACTGATATGGGATGGGTTATGGGACCGCTGACGATTTTGTCCTCATCGCTGGCGGGGGCAACTGTCATTCTGGCGGAAGGGGCGCCGACAACGAAAGAAGATCCGTTCCGACTGCTTCGTTTGGTGGATGAGCTGAAAATCAGTCACTTGGGGATTGCGCCAACAGTTGCGCGGCAATTCATGACACTGGATCAATCAAAATTGGCGGGCCTGTCTTTATCATCATTGCGGATTGTGGCCTCAACAGGGGAAGCGTGGACACCAGATGCCTGGTATTGGGCATTGGAGAATATCTGCAAGAGGCGCGCTGTCCCTGTGAATATGTCAGGAGGTACGGAATTGGTCGGAGCTATTCTGACATCTACAGTTTTGCAACCAATTCCACCTTGTGGATTTTCAACACAAAACCTTGGGGTCGGGGCAAAGGTAATGCGTGCCGATGGGACAGAGGCTGATATAGGTGAAGTAGGGGAACTTGTGATGACCGAAGCCCCAATGGGAGTAACTATGGGGCTTTGGAAGGACAATGATCGATATATTCGAACATATTGGTCGACATTTCCGGGCGTTTGGCATCACGGAGACTGGGCGCATAGAAATGAAGATGGCACCTGGCATATTCACGGACGGTCCGACGATACCATCAATGTTGCAGGGAAAAGGGTGGGACCTCCTGAAATTGAAGGGGCGTTGATGGAAAATCCTATCGTTGCAGATGCAGCTGCCATTTCCGTACCTGATGACATCAAAGGGGTTGCTGTGGTTTGCTTCTGCGTCTTGAAAGAAGGAGCTGGCATTAGTGAAGATCTTGTTGTTTCTTTGCGGTCTCTGGTGGCAGAGAAAGTCGGTAAACCCTTCGCACCCAGAGAGATATTATTTGCCCCGGAATTGCCCAAAACACGAAGCATGAAAACCATGCGAAGGGTAATTCGCGCCACTTATCTTGATGAAAATCCGGGAGATCTCTCTTCCTTGTCAAACCCGGACTCAATCGAAAAACTAAAATTAAAGCAATAA
- a CDS encoding TetR family transcriptional regulator — MSTSTVMQQKPANETVLRKKERTRRTILNAAAKVFKHLGYNATTLKDIAEEAGLKAGSMYYHFSSKDEIMDEVLDTGLRAISDAVNETIEECADKNDKEILEAVIQTHLRMLFLQGDYVSANIRLYSQLPEEIREKHQDLRRGYAKLWDRLLRKARDSGHLRSELEITPLRQFILGALNWSIEWYDIENYTVEEFSEKAIKLIGHGMYTSD; from the coding sequence GTGAGTACTTCAACTGTCATGCAGCAAAAACCAGCGAACGAAACAGTGCTTAGAAAAAAGGAACGCACTCGCCGCACCATTCTGAATGCCGCCGCCAAGGTCTTTAAACATCTGGGATATAATGCGACCACACTAAAAGACATCGCGGAAGAAGCCGGCCTAAAAGCAGGTAGCATGTATTACCACTTCTCCTCCAAGGATGAGATAATGGATGAAGTGCTGGATACCGGCCTTCGTGCCATCAGTGACGCCGTAAACGAGACCATCGAAGAATGCGCCGATAAAAACGACAAAGAAATTCTGGAAGCCGTTATCCAGACCCATCTTCGCATGTTGTTCCTGCAAGGTGACTATGTGTCGGCAAATATCCGCCTTTACAGTCAATTACCGGAAGAAATTCGCGAAAAACACCAGGATTTGCGGCGCGGCTACGCGAAACTATGGGACAGATTACTACGAAAAGCCCGCGACAGCGGCCACCTCAGGTCAGAACTTGAAATCACCCCTCTTCGTCAGTTTATTCTGGGCGCGCTAAACTGGAGTATCGAATGGTATGATATCGAAAATTATACCGTTGAAGAGTTTAGTGAAAAAGCCATCAAACTCATCGGCCACGGGATGTACACATCTGACTAA
- a CDS encoding enoyl-CoA hydratase/isomerase family protein — protein sequence MARYYDEVGVRIIEFTEPDKRNPVGTNEFQVFEEALNTAVDNKEINAVLIRSEGPTFCAGNRKSEFVTDWPQAMHGHAFRFFKALHECELPIVAAVQGGAVGGGATMLLHCDMVIMSEKAYLQYPFIQLGVVPEGASTRLLLEKLGLQRAMDILLMGRRVGADEAVSLGLASQVVDQDELENAVKQRLDILTQNPREAMIQTKNLVKQSLNNGIAPLMEQEIQLIGHLIEKQQADDGSNAFETTFGNKS from the coding sequence ATGGCGAGATATTATGACGAGGTGGGTGTCCGGATTATTGAATTTACAGAGCCGGACAAACGTAATCCTGTCGGCACAAACGAATTTCAAGTCTTTGAAGAGGCGCTTAATACGGCGGTGGACAATAAAGAAATCAATGCCGTTCTTATCCGCAGTGAAGGACCAACTTTTTGCGCGGGAAATCGGAAATCAGAATTTGTTACCGACTGGCCTCAAGCCATGCATGGACACGCTTTCAGGTTCTTCAAAGCCCTACATGAATGTGAGTTGCCAATCGTGGCAGCGGTGCAAGGGGGAGCTGTTGGGGGTGGCGCTACAATGTTGCTTCATTGCGATATGGTGATCATGAGCGAGAAAGCATATCTGCAATATCCGTTTATTCAGCTAGGTGTTGTCCCTGAAGGAGCCAGCACGCGTCTTCTGCTCGAAAAATTGGGGCTACAGAGGGCCATGGATATTCTTTTGATGGGGCGCCGCGTAGGCGCGGATGAGGCGGTGTCACTAGGGCTTGCAAGTCAGGTGGTAGACCAAGATGAGCTGGAAAATGCGGTTAAACAGCGACTTGATATCCTCACCCAAAATCCACGTGAGGCAATGATACAAACCAAAAATCTAGTAAAACAAAGCCTGAATAACGGTATTGCCCCGTTGATGGAACAGGAAATTCAACTGATTGGTCATCTCATTGAAAAGCAGCAGGCCGATGATGGCAGTAATGCGTTTGAGACCACCTTTGGCAATAAATCCTGA
- a CDS encoding glucose 1-dehydrogenase, with product MSGDFQDKVVLITGGASGIGKETARQFLEEGAKVVITDLNVGAGEEVCATSKNPDNIRFIRQDVAEEADWEKVFEFVRSEFGTLDVLVNNAGIAISTPLEEMSLEEWRLQHAVNLDAVFLGTRFAIKEMKGRGGAIVNISSVAGEVGIFAAPAYCSSKAAVLNFTKATALYCGQYKYNIRVNAILPGYTETPLVEEVMAQQGSPGSFGHKLKSLHPIGHFGEPADIAAGILFAASDKAKFMTGSAIPIDGGYLAQ from the coding sequence ATGAGTGGTGATTTTCAAGATAAGGTGGTTCTGATAACCGGGGGAGCTTCCGGAATTGGTAAGGAAACTGCGCGCCAGTTTTTGGAAGAGGGAGCAAAGGTTGTGATTACGGATTTGAATGTTGGGGCAGGTGAAGAAGTATGCGCCACTTCAAAAAACCCTGACAACATCAGATTTATCCGACAGGACGTGGCAGAGGAAGCAGATTGGGAAAAAGTGTTCGAATTTGTCAGAAGTGAATTTGGAACACTTGATGTCCTCGTCAATAACGCAGGAATTGCCATTTCAACCCCACTTGAGGAAATGTCGTTGGAAGAATGGCGTCTTCAACATGCGGTTAATCTGGATGCCGTTTTCCTTGGTACGCGCTTTGCCATCAAAGAGATGAAAGGGCGCGGTGGTGCCATCGTCAATATCTCATCAGTTGCTGGTGAGGTCGGTATTTTTGCGGCTCCAGCCTATTGTTCCAGTAAGGCCGCTGTCTTGAATTTTACAAAGGCGACAGCCCTTTATTGTGGGCAATACAAGTATAACATTCGCGTCAATGCGATCTTGCCCGGCTATACGGAAACGCCTTTGGTCGAAGAAGTTATGGCCCAACAAGGCTCACCAGGAAGTTTTGGTCATAAGTTGAAGTCATTGCATCCTATTGGTCATTTTGGGGAGCCAGCCGACATTGCTGCTGGCATTTTATTTGCGGCATCAGACAAAGCAAAATTCATGACAGGAAGTGCCATTCCGATCGATGGTGGCTATCTCGCGCAATAG